The sequence below is a genomic window from Peromyscus maniculatus bairdii isolate BWxNUB_F1_BW_parent chromosome 17, HU_Pman_BW_mat_3.1, whole genome shotgun sequence.
GCGGTCTTGGTTGTAGGTGCCGTGTGGGTCCATGGGAAGGAAGAGCAGCTTGCAGCAGCCGTAGTGACCAGCTGCAAGCCTGGGTCATGAGACGGTCGTCAGCCATCAGCCTAACGACCTGCTTTTCTTAGGTTATGGGACCACATAGACTTACTGTAGGTTTGCTGATCTTACTGATTTTAGAGAACCTGTATTTGCTAAACCTGAAATATGTGGTTAAAAAACAATTTTCCCTTCTAAGGTTGATCCCCAAAGATCAGTATTACTGTGGTGTTCTCTACTTCACCGGGAGTGACATCTTTAATAAGAATATGAGAGCTCACGCCCTAGAAAAGGGCTTCACAATCAACGAATACACCATCCGCCCCTTGGGGGTTACTGGTGAGTGTCTGTGACTGCCTTAGCAATAATTCTTTCATCCAGAGAGACAGTTATTTCCAAAGATGTTTTAGCTGGGATTGTAAGCATATGCcattgtgcctgtaatcccaggcttGGGGGTCTGGAGGGTTGGATCAGCCGTGGCTACTCAGCAAGTCTGAGGGCAGTCTAGGCTATGTGAGCCCCCCTCTCAAAAATGAGGTATTTTAAGATAATAAACAGAGTTTTCTAAGAAGACTTTTAGTGATCCTTTATGTTTTTATCCCACAGGAAATAAAAGATACTTTTAAGGCCTCAGTTGATGGTGAATAAGGCAAAAGTAATTTGCAGCTCTGTTAGAACAGACACAGCGTAGCTGGGACAGTGCTTGCCCCGCATACATGAGGCCCAGGGTTTGACCCCGGCAAAGCAGGAGGAAAAGGATTAATCCTTCTTAGCTACTTAGGATGCTCATTAAAATATCTTACTgatctaaaaggtcttattttgGTATATCTCTGAGACTTGTGAAGAACTTCCCAAGTTCTTCTCTTAGGATCACTGAAAACTGCTGACTGAGACTATGGCAGTTAATAGAGCATGGTCTTAGCATGTAATAAGGACCTAGGTGCCATCTccaccaccccaacccccacaggggagaataaaacaaaaaaattacagaatagtTCCTAGGTAATGATTTTCACCTCATGCTTTACGATTTAAAGAGTAGGTGAGATGACTCGGCAGGTGAGCCCTTCCCAAAGCCTGTGTTggttcctgggacccacgtggtggaaggagaacgGACTCCTGAAGTCCATTATCTTCCACACGTGCCCCCTGAGGCATATGCATACCCACATGTAGACATACACATgtttataccacacacacaaaattagtaAGTGAATataatggtttttaaaatcaGGATTGATTAATCTCTGTAGATCCTGTTTAACATGTCACAGTCTACTGTGTGGTTGACTAACAGTGTCAACTGGGAGAATGAAGTTTTACCATTTTGTCCTAATGTTACATAAAGCAGGGCTTCTATCTCATGTAGACTGGAGCATTGCTTTTCAAATTTAAACATGAATGCAGTTCACTTAGGTCCTCATTAGATGTGAGATCTATTTCATGGGCACTCAAGCATGTGAATTTCATTTCATTGGTTTAATTTTGGAGACACCTGCTTCAGGAGTCCATAATTCTGGTAAACTTCTAAGTGATGCCATTACTGCTAGCTTAAGAACCAGAGCCTgagttggaaaaaaacaaaaaacaacaaccaaaaaaaaaaaacctcaagactATTGTATGAGGGTACAATAGAGATCGAgacaaaaaggaaatcatgaactAGGGTGGCTTTCCTGGCAACTGCCAGGATACCCGGTCTCCGTTAGCACTGGTAACATGTGACAGAACATGCATGCAGCATGCAGGCCCATGTCAGAAAGTGGAGGCAGCCGGCAGGAACTTCTTCCAAGTGCCTTAGTTACTTTCCCCGTGCTGGAAATGGAGACTTGTTCATGCTGAGTCAGCCTGTACCCCTGGAAGAGCCCCGCAGGGCAGGTGAACTCCCAGTCTGCGGTAACCAACTTCTCACACtagttcttctttcttttttcctacctGCAGGAGTTGCTGGGGAGCCCCTTCCAGTGGACAGCGAGCAGGACATTTTTGATTACATCCAGTGGCGCTACCGGGAGCCCAAGGATAGAAGTGAATGATgccaacccctccccccagcccggCATATTCCACTAGGAGTCCTAATTTATTTCTTAACCTTTGCTATGTAAGGGTTCTGGTGTTTTTAAGTGATTGCTTCCTCTCTGTGCTTACCATGTACTGTAATCAATAAACTTCTTGAGCTATTGTAGGATCCTGATTTTCTTAAAAGCAAGCGTGCTTAAATTTAATGTTATGTTTATGCGCACAGCTTACCATGGCTTAGTAGAGGAAAGTAAGAGCCGAGGTGATAGGAAATGTTCAGTGGGATTTTTATTTCTGCCTTACATTGCAACCATGTTCTCCTCTACTGTCTCATTTACTCTCTACAAGTCACTTGGCTTTCCCAGGGGCTGCCTCTGGAAGCTGGTTCAGTATCCTCAGGAAACTGGGGGCTGCCAGGCGTGACGGCACATGCccttatcccagcactcgagaggcagagatgggcagttctctgagttcaaaaccagcccggtctacagagtgagttccaggacaccagagCTAcaatggtgagaccctgtctaaaaaagagagagaagcaaggggCCTGCATCGGTGAACCTTTTTCTTTGGCCCGTTTTCTGTGTGCAGTATGCGCTGGTAACCGGAAGACTAGGTGTGGGCTTCATCTCGGAAGTAGCAGCCCTGCACCTGAAGTGACTCGTGACTATGGGGATGGGCACATTCACTAGTTTGTCTGGTAAGCAGTTACTGTATATCAGAAGATGATGTTGTACATTGTATACCCACAtacaatttcaatttttaaaaaagatttatttgaatAGATTGATTGGCTGTATCAGAATTGTTTTATTATAGAATCATGTCAGTATTCTAGACAGGAGGGAAAAGCCAGAAGTAGTTCACAGTGTAGCGCCCCCTAGTGCTCTGGTGGCTGTGTGTTTCAGTTGCATGATTTAGTGTTATAtatatgctgggtgtggtggtgctcgTCTGTAATCCCAATCCTGGAGCGTAAGAggatcgtgagtttgaggccagcctgggctatatagcttactttgagaccctgtctcaaaactcctCCCCCTACCCCAAAAAGtatccaggaggtggaggcaggcggatctctatgagttcaaggccagccaggctgaCAACAAGTTCCagctcagccagggctacacagtgaagccctgtctgaaaaaaaacaaaataaaaaataacaataataaaattagtgTCTTGCCGCGTGAGCACGAGGAGTCCCATGTTTTCACAACTCATACTCTTTGGCACACTCTCAGCCTCGTCTGTTGCCGGTTACCAGTCGCCTGACTTCGACACGACAGTCCAGGACCACAGTCGCAGCGCTGGAAGATTTCCGGGGCTTGGGCAGTGTCTTTATACCCTCTCCTGGAGCAGACTTGTCCCTCTAGGAGAACTGGCTTGCAGATTTTTGTCCAAAAATGTCGAGCACAGCAAAGTCCCGGGCCACAGTCGGAAGTTCTCAGACAGCTTTCTCCCTCCTGGCCTGAAACGGGTTAGACACGGGTTTTAGTGCTGAATGGGCGGCATTGCTCATGGCGGCAGATGGGTTAAGGGGTGCGTGTTGTTCTAGTGGCGTGAGTTTGGGGATCTAGGAATGAAGGCTAAGAATAGCAACAGCCAACAGGACCCATGGGTCTCACACAATGAGGGGAAATTCTAGCCCTGCCTAGAATAATAGTAAAAATagttactattgttattatttgtgttATTAAAATCAAGGCACCAAGAAGGGATTTCCAGGTCTGAGAAACAAGCAGCACTCCACAAAGCTTTGCTAATGTAATTTTTGGTGAACATGGAATCCTTTTCTTACACAGGGAACAGCCAACCCAATGGCAAGAGCAGGAAAAGCCACTTTACCACGTCACTTTCCGATAGTCTGTTATCTCAAAGACTGGAATTTGAGACTTTTAAAAATCACCAAGTGTGGTAGCaaacccctttaatcccagcagagactgttggatctctgagtcccaggccagcctcctctacatagtgaggtccagaccagccagagctacataggccctgtcttgaaacaacaacaacaatccatTTTGTATGGTGTACAAGGTTGGAGtgagtgtatttattttcatctacTTTGTATGCCGAGGCTCTAGAAATGGGAAGTGGCACTTGGTATACCCCTGGCatagtgaatgtgtgtgtgtgtgtgtgtgtgtgtgtgtgtgtgtgtgtgtgtgtgtgtgtgtgtaattgaaCACTGGAAGGTTTTCTTCCTAAGCACCTATTACTAGGGGCTTGCCCTGTCCTGGCCAGCAGAGTCTCTTGAGTTGTTCCAAGAGCACAGGTATGGGATGGAGAAGGAAGCTAGTTTTAGCCTGTGGGGCTGGGAGGGAGaacatggtttttaaaataaaatcggCTCAGAATGATGGCCTTACCCTTACTGCTTTGCGATTTCTTAGCACTGGGCTTCCCCTGAGGTCTGTTTTCCTCTGTGGGCCATTTGCTGGTTCCTTCTGCATAGGTACCAACTTGCTCCTCAGTGTTTCTGTCCATTACTGGCCTTGTGGCTTCCACAGCAGTGCAGACATCTGAGGGACAGACAACCAGCTTTAATTAGTGTTACTACCCGAGGCCCAGAAGTACAGGCATGCAGCTACTGGATTGCTAATTTGGTAGCACCTCTACCTTCCATTtcacaatattttatatttctgacaCACTGTATGtatcatacacacatgtatgtgagcatacatgtatatttacatacagcaaataaaataattgattaaTAAAATGCAAGTGAAAATGGAAAGATTCAAACCAGTCTACCTTGAACCTGTCCTTTGAAATCATTTCATTCATGTCACTGGTAAAAGGTGTTGACAGGTAATAAATTAAGTTGTTTCATCAAAAAAGTCAGCTGCACAAATTTACTTCACCCAGATCCAACAGCACCCTAGGACCTGCTTCCCACGGACTGTCCTGGCCTATGTGACTCCAATGATGCCTTCAGATTGCAGCCCCCACGGCTTGGAGGCCCAGGTTTGCTCACCATTCACACAGACCGTTCCTGGGCAGCACATGGCACTCCTCTGGCACCTCCTTCGAACTCGGCGGCATGTGGCACAGAATGACTTGTCATCGTGCAGCTCGAAGCAGAATTTTCCTACGTTGCAGTCCTTGTCTGATGCACACTGGGAGCCCTGTGAAGGAAAACTGGTCACAGGCTGGCAAACCCAATGAGACCTAAGAGGTCGTTATCCAACCCAAgggctggggtaggggtggggaggggctgttgAGATGGGGCAAGCTTCGGGCCCCATCTTAGTGTTTCAGAGTAATTGGTTTTCTCCCCAAAAGAATACATCAAACTACCTGTGAGAAGACCTTGGTTGCTGCAAAGCTTGTGTTGAAAGCTTGTCTTTAATCAGTTATGAACCAACCATGCTCCATCCTGTCTTACTTCAAAACCCAGAATGTAATACTCATGCTCTTTGTGAAAAATCAAGTGTTTCCTGTGTCTTACAGATGACAGATATATGACAGATGATCCCCTTGTCACACACCCACTCTTCACCAGCTGTCCTTTGTTACAGGTACAGTGTACACACCACATataatacagtgtaatggacagTATGCTAAAAATGATAGTGACCCCTAAAACAATTCTGCCAAGTAGATTATTACAATAATGTGTCATGTCCTGATGCGCTGAAGTCCTAACTCCTACATACGTGCTGTGTAGTCTCGGTCCGAACTCCTGTCTTCGCTGCTGAATAGAAAGCTATGCCTAGCTCAGGTTGTGAGGAAGACAAATGATCATCAAGGCCTAGCACGCGGTACCGCCTTCATTATACACTGATTTGTCGACAAATTCAGAGCCCTGGCCCGAAACCCCCTTTATTGCCTTCAGCGTTCCCTGGCTTTTTGAGAGGTCTCATCtgcagtccaggttggcctctggcTCACTCTCAGCTCCCTATTCTGcattctctgcctcccgagtgatgagattacaggtctgcacTAATAGTCAACGACGGGTTTCCTTGCCACCTCTGTCCTGCATCAGTTCACATAGAGGTGAGGGTGTCCTGCCTGATACAATGTTATCATTGCAGTTGGTCTCAGGGTTGCCTCGCTCTGGCTGCACTTACCTTCCCAGCACCTTGCACATCAGTGGAGCTCTTGATGTTGTTGAAATCCAGAACCAGAGCTCCCAGGGGTGAACAGAACCAGCTGAGTCCAAGCAAGGCCACCAGTACCATCCTTCAGGCACTCGGGTCTCTCCGGAGTTCCCAGCACTCCTTGCgtcttctgaggccaggctgctgccaaCTCGGAGCTGAGTGGTCCTGCGTGCAATCTGCAAGTCGCCTGCAGCAGCCTTTTCTGAAAGAGAAGCGAATCTGCCCAAAGACTGCTGTGTGTTAAATGAGACAGGCCGGGTCTGACCAGCATGCTTTTCCGAAACTATTTATACCCAGATGTGGCCCCTCTTCTCCCTTACAACCCACTTGTTTCCTTCCTCTTTACCCCACACAGGCTACAACAGATCCCCTCAAATCTTTGATCAATAGTTCAAAACAAGGACTCGGTGGAAGGAGACCAGAGGCAGGGCCACAGCGGCGGCGGCTCCTCCAGGCAGGAATCCCTCTTAATTATCGCATATCAAAGTCAGTTCAAAGGGCTCCCAGGAGAGAAGGATGTTGGTATCAAAGGCAGTCCCGATAATCACCTGCATTTCCGACCCTCAAacctttggggggaggggcagactaAGATGTGTTTTCACAGCTAGTGTACTCAAAGAAAGAATGACTCACATTAGCCAATATGCTATTATAgatgtttaaaagaaataaaaacaaaataaaactaattattGAATCGACCCTGAAGTCTAAGGTAGAGAAGAGTGCCTTTCCCTTAGCCCTGATGTCTGCACTCAGTGTCCCAATAGCTTCTGAATTGTGACTGTGGCATCATGTGCTCTGTTCAGATAAGTGTCACTTGGGAAATCACTCTTCTTACAATGAAAACTGAGCTGTTTGAAGTCAGAggtattttattagaaaaataaggGAGTATATAAACATCTggccttatttttaaatatcttaattactttttaaattgatttaaaaaaaagcataaattgctgggtgatggtggcgcatgcctttaatcccagcattcgagaggcagagccaggcggatctctgtgagttcgaggccagcctggtctacagagcaagatccaggagaggtgccaaaactacacaaagaaaccctgtctcaaaaaaccaaaataataataatgatgataataataatcataatgtaaaataaataaaaaagcataacTTGGCACCTATACTCCCAGCACATGGCGGGGGCGcaaaaggatcaagagttcaaggttagccttggctacatagcaagttggacCCTGTCATAAGAAATAGTaatcattttttgagattttatttttaattatgcacacatgtgggggtgggggttgtgcatgtgagtgcagtgccccaggaggccagaagagggcatgagagcCCGTGAAGATAGAATTACAGGTGGtaagctgcctaatgtgggtgttcttcattactgagccatctttccagcccatacattgaattatttttttgttttcttttattttcattttttcaagacagggtttctctgtgtacccctggctgtcctggaacttgctctgtagaccaggctggcctttaactcacagagatcctcctgcctccacctccttgagtgctgggattaaaggcatgagccaccactgcccagcttccaaaATTGAATATTTAAAACGTCTGCTTTGACCTTTTctcatatataaaaattttattttgaaatgtagtcttgtgttgcccaggctgccctcaaactccaGGCTCaagcatctccctgcctccacttcgGAGTAGCAACCGCCAAAGCGCTACCTCGGGCTGGCAGAGACGTGGAGGGAGTAACTTGGTGGTTGGTGTGCTTCTCAGTGTTTGGAATACTTTCAAGAGGAAACAGACCAGATGTGGGAAGAAAAGGCCTTTTAGTTCTCTTCACGCTTGTCATTCTTTTCCATGGGGACTCAGCCCACGACTGTCAAAAATCTAACAAGGCAGGGGCCTGGAGAGTTGCCATTAAgggaactggctgctcttgcagaggacctgggttcaattcccagcacccacatggaggctcacaacagtctgtaaccccagtaccaaggaatcggatgccctcttctgatctctttaGGTAGCAAGCAGGCACATACGTGGTGCTCATACACAATCACAGGCAAAACATT
It includes:
- the Dkk4 gene encoding dickkopf-related protein 4; this encodes MVLVALLGLSWFCSPLGALVLDFNNIKSSTDVQGAGKGSQCASDKDCNVGKFCFELHDDKSFCATCRRVRRRCQRSAMCCPGTVCVNDVCTAVEATRPVMDRNTEEQVGTYAEGTSKWPTEENRPQGKPSAKKSQSSKGQEGESCLRTSDCGPGLCCARHFWTKICKPVLLEGQVCSRRGYKDTAQAPEIFQRCDCGPGLSCRSQATGNRQQTRLRVCQRV